One window of Lusitaniella coriacea LEGE 07157 genomic DNA carries:
- the lexA gene encoding transcriptional repressor LexA — MEPLTTAQRELYEWLIQYIRTQQHSPSIRQMMKAMNLKSPAPIQSRLERLRSKGYIDWTEGKARTIRVLQDIHGVPVLGAIAAGGLVEPFTDEREQLDLNGIFYQPNCYALRVTGDSMIEDLITEGDFAIMRALPPSEEPKNGTIVAARVEGNGTTLKRFYREADTVTLKPSNANYSPIEIAAERVEIQGILIGVWRGYQLASHMGV; from the coding sequence ATGGAACCTCTAACAACAGCTCAACGCGAACTTTACGAGTGGTTAATACAGTACATTCGTACCCAACAACACTCCCCATCGATTCGCCAAATGATGAAGGCGATGAATCTCAAATCTCCTGCTCCGATTCAAAGTCGATTAGAACGCTTGCGCTCGAAAGGATATATTGATTGGACAGAAGGAAAAGCACGCACGATCCGAGTTTTGCAAGATATTCACGGCGTTCCGGTTCTGGGCGCGATCGCGGCAGGGGGTTTAGTCGAACCCTTTACCGACGAACGGGAACAACTCGATTTAAACGGCATCTTTTACCAACCGAATTGTTATGCTCTCAGAGTCACGGGGGATAGCATGATCGAAGATTTAATTACCGAAGGGGATTTTGCCATCATGCGCGCGCTTCCCCCCAGCGAAGAGCCCAAAAACGGAACAATTGTTGCCGCCAGAGTTGAAGGGAATGGAACAACCTTGAAGCGTTTTTATCGCGAAGCTGATACCGTTACTCTCAAGCCGTCTAATGCTAATTATTCTCCCATTGAAATCGCGGCGGAGCGAGTAGAAATTCAAGGTATTTTAATTGGAGTTTGGCGCGGCTATCAATTGGCCAGTCACATGGGGGTTTAA
- a CDS encoding chromophore lyase CpcT/CpeT, giving the protein MTHATDIHTLARWMAADFSNQAQAIENPPFFAHIRVCMRPLPFEVLNGVSVFLEQAYDFMLNAPYRLRVLKFVVVEDRIELENYKVTDQEQFYGASRNLERLKSLTSEHLEKLPGCDMFVDWTGESFKGVVKPGKACIVERKGNITYLDNRFEVDEDKLISHDIGRDLETDEQLWGSIAGPFHFVRRTTFANEVRSPSEG; this is encoded by the coding sequence ATGACTCATGCAACGGATATTCACACCTTAGCGCGGTGGATGGCGGCAGATTTCAGCAATCAAGCACAAGCCATCGAAAATCCACCCTTTTTCGCTCATATTCGCGTATGTATGCGACCGCTTCCTTTTGAGGTGTTGAATGGTGTCAGCGTATTTCTCGAACAAGCCTATGATTTTATGCTCAACGCCCCCTATCGACTGCGAGTTCTAAAATTTGTTGTCGTTGAGGATCGCATTGAACTAGAAAATTACAAAGTCACCGATCAAGAACAATTTTACGGTGCTTCTCGCAACTTAGAACGCCTCAAATCTCTCACTTCCGAACATCTAGAAAAGTTACCTGGTTGCGATATGTTTGTGGACTGGACGGGAGAGAGTTTTAAGGGAGTGGTTAAACCGGGTAAAGCTTGTATTGTCGAGCGAAAAGGGAATATAACTTATCTTGACAATCGTTTTGAGGTGGATGAGGACAAATTAATCAGCCATGATATCGGACGCGATCTCGAAACCGACGAACAATTGTGGGGTTCAATTGCAGGACCTTTTCATTTCGTGCGCCGCACTACCTTTGCTAATGAAGTCCGATCGCCCTCTGAGGGATAA
- a CDS encoding DUF4359 domain-containing protein, which produces MMKTDTKKTNAKPKTGLKIALGLGVSLFAALVVSMAVTNPNEEAYADYVFTRLCEQGDLPEQFAARVERFCQNAIASDPATSIKALVKKNTERQNSIFWSVYTTKVLGRNFTTIGIFGKFITF; this is translated from the coding sequence ATGATGAAAACAGATACAAAAAAAACGAATGCAAAACCTAAAACGGGGTTAAAAATTGCCCTAGGATTGGGTGTCAGTCTCTTCGCTGCCTTGGTTGTCTCGATGGCAGTCACGAATCCTAATGAAGAAGCCTATGCAGACTATGTTTTTACCCGCTTGTGCGAGCAGGGGGATTTACCAGAACAGTTTGCTGCAAGGGTTGAACGGTTTTGTCAAAACGCGATCGCGTCTGACCCCGCTACATCGATCAAAGCCCTAGTTAAGAAAAACACCGAACGCCAAAATTCAATCTTTTGGAGCGTCTACACCACAAAAGTGTTGGGAAGAAATTTCACAACAATCGGCATTTTTGGCAAATTTATCACCTTCTGA